A DNA window from Massilia putida contains the following coding sequences:
- a CDS encoding chemotaxis protein CheA, which translates to MDEMLKDFVVEAMDLAANVEEHLLHLERDPDNKETLNAVFRSFHTIKGGAGFMGLPALVAACHLTENLFDALRTGAAPVTPAAIEASLQASGFVADQLSDLNNGATPDQLPQMPADLERMLKDAIAGNDAAPKAAPAPKAAPAPAPVAAAPAPVAVAAPVAAPAAPGADGLDWEAMFMAVVPPGTYTPDTAPVAAVEAAAPAVAPVQAAPAEAAASGKPGWDGIERRNEPKPASTGPAKDESIRIDAVKLDALLEVAGESVQAANQAAVLLERLSQFKFEGQAATLMATLTETLERASRYSAELQRATLATRMQPVGRLFQKFPRLVRELAKDLGKDVELTIEGAETEVDRVVVDSLYDPLVHMLRNALDHGVESPEDRVAGGKPAKAFILLKAWQEANSVMIVLQDDGRGMDPAKLRKKAIEKGLISDNQATSDDEAYQLVFLPGFSTKEVASSVSGRGVGMDVVKTAVEKNRGAIRIDSNLGKGTKFSIRLPIELSIVPTMLVSTSGAQLALPMAVVERVVELPETFMQVGGAPVLKDQGRPLPVRSLALSLGYEACVERVGIVINAPQPYIIAVEAVDGTADLVIKPMTALNVEGITGTARSAEGSLVLVVGLSFLMDGCRSTVRLAA; encoded by the coding sequence ATGGATGAAATGCTCAAGGATTTCGTCGTCGAGGCGATGGATCTTGCAGCGAATGTCGAAGAGCATCTGCTGCACCTCGAACGCGATCCGGACAACAAGGAAACGCTGAACGCGGTCTTCCGTTCGTTCCACACCATCAAGGGTGGCGCGGGCTTCATGGGGTTGCCGGCGCTCGTCGCGGCCTGCCACCTGACGGAAAACCTGTTCGACGCGCTGCGCACCGGCGCGGCGCCCGTCACGCCCGCCGCGATCGAAGCGTCGCTGCAGGCGTCCGGCTTCGTGGCGGACCAGCTGAGCGACCTGAACAACGGTGCCACGCCGGACCAGCTGCCGCAGATGCCGGCGGACCTCGAGCGCATGCTCAAGGATGCCATCGCCGGCAACGATGCCGCACCGAAGGCCGCGCCTGCGCCCAAGGCCGCACCGGCGCCCGCGCCGGTCGCGGCTGCGCCGGCACCGGTGGCTGTCGCCGCGCCGGTCGCGGCACCGGCTGCGCCGGGCGCCGACGGTCTCGACTGGGAAGCGATGTTCATGGCGGTCGTCCCGCCGGGCACCTACACGCCGGACACTGCGCCGGTCGCAGCCGTCGAGGCAGCCGCCCCGGCGGTCGCGCCCGTACAGGCGGCGCCCGCCGAAGCTGCGGCATCGGGCAAGCCGGGCTGGGACGGCATCGAGCGCCGCAACGAGCCCAAGCCGGCCAGCACCGGTCCCGCGAAGGACGAGAGCATCCGTATCGACGCGGTCAAGCTGGACGCGCTGCTGGAAGTGGCCGGTGAATCCGTGCAGGCCGCGAACCAGGCCGCCGTGCTGCTGGAGCGCCTGTCGCAGTTCAAGTTCGAGGGCCAGGCCGCCACGCTGATGGCGACCCTGACCGAGACGCTGGAACGCGCCTCGCGCTACTCGGCCGAGCTGCAGCGCGCCACGCTGGCCACCCGCATGCAGCCGGTCGGCCGCCTGTTCCAGAAATTCCCGCGCCTCGTGCGCGAACTGGCGAAGGACCTCGGCAAGGACGTCGAGCTGACCATCGAAGGCGCCGAGACGGAAGTCGACCGCGTCGTCGTGGACAGCCTGTACGACCCGCTCGTCCACATGCTGCGCAACGCGCTGGACCACGGCGTCGAATCGCCGGAAGACCGCGTCGCGGGCGGCAAGCCGGCCAAGGCGTTCATCCTGCTGAAAGCGTGGCAGGAAGCGAACAGCGTCATGATCGTGCTGCAGGACGACGGACGCGGCATGGACCCGGCCAAGCTGCGCAAGAAGGCGATCGAAAAGGGCCTCATCTCCGACAACCAGGCCACCAGCGACGACGAGGCGTACCAGCTCGTGTTCCTGCCGGGCTTCTCGACCAAGGAAGTGGCGTCGTCGGTCTCGGGCCGCGGCGTGGGCATGGACGTGGTCAAGACGGCCGTCGAGAAAAACCGCGGCGCGATCCGCATCGACTCGAACCTGGGCAAGGGCACGAAGTTCTCGATCCGCCTGCCGATCGAACTGTCGATCGTCCCGACCATGCTCGTGTCGACGTCGGGCGCGCAGCTGGCGCTGCCGATGGCCGTCGTCGAACGCGTCGTCGAGCTGCCGGAGACCTTCATGCAGGTCGGCGGCGCCCCGGTGCTGAAAGACCAGGGCCGTCCGCTGCCGGTGCGTTCGCTGGCGCTGTCGCTCGGCTACGAGGCATGCGTGGAGCGCGTTGGCATCGTCATCAACGCCCCGCAGCCGTACATCATCGCGGTGGAAGCCGTCGACGGCACGGCCGACCTGGTGATCAAGCCGATGACGGCGCTGAACGTCGAAGGCATCACCGGCACCGCGCGTTCGGCCGAAGGTTCACTGGTGCTGGTCGTCGGCCTGTCGTTCCTGATGGACGGTTGCCGCTCGACGGTGCGTCTGGCTGCATAA
- the leuC gene encoding 3-isopropylmalate dehydratase large subunit, with protein MLKTLYDKLWDSHVVRADADGTTVLYIDRHLVHEVTSPQAFEGLREAHRPLWRTSANLAVADHNVPTTDRSHGIADPTSRLQVETLDSNAKSFGLTYFNMNDKRQGIVHVIGPEQGATLPGMTVVCGDSHTSTHGAFGALAHGIGTSEVEHVLATQTLLAKKSKAMLVQVDGDLPPGVTAKDIVLAVIGKIGTAGGTGYAIEFGGSTIRSLSMEGRMTVCNMAIEAGARAGMVAVDDTTIDYVKGRPFAPVGPQWEQAVAYWRTLHSDPGAKFDLVVQLNAAEIRPQVTWGTSPEQVTTIDGRVPDPDKEKDPVKRDAMEKALVYMDLKPNTAMEDIRIDKVFIGSCTNSRIEDLRAAAAVVRGRQRASNVKLAMVVPGSGLVKEQAEREGLDQIFKAAGFEWREPGCSMCLAMNADRLEPGERCASTSNRNFEGRQGQGGRTHLVSPAMAAAAGIAGHFVDVRKI; from the coding sequence ATGTTAAAAACGCTCTACGACAAACTTTGGGATTCGCATGTCGTGCGTGCCGATGCGGATGGCACCACCGTGCTGTATATCGACCGTCACCTGGTCCACGAAGTCACCAGCCCTCAGGCGTTCGAAGGCCTGCGCGAAGCGCACCGTCCGCTATGGCGCACTTCGGCCAATCTTGCCGTAGCCGACCACAACGTGCCGACTACCGACCGCTCGCACGGCATCGCCGATCCGACTTCGCGCCTGCAGGTCGAGACGCTGGACAGCAACGCCAAGTCCTTCGGCCTCACGTACTTCAACATGAACGACAAGCGCCAGGGCATCGTGCACGTGATCGGCCCGGAGCAGGGCGCGACCCTGCCGGGCATGACCGTCGTCTGCGGCGATTCGCACACGTCGACGCACGGCGCGTTCGGCGCGCTGGCGCACGGCATCGGCACGTCGGAAGTCGAGCACGTGCTGGCCACGCAGACGCTGCTCGCGAAGAAATCCAAGGCGATGCTGGTGCAGGTCGACGGCGACCTGCCGCCGGGCGTGACCGCCAAGGACATCGTGCTGGCCGTGATCGGCAAGATCGGCACGGCCGGCGGCACGGGCTATGCCATCGAATTCGGCGGCTCGACGATCCGCTCGCTGTCGATGGAAGGCCGCATGACCGTCTGTAACATGGCGATCGAAGCGGGCGCGCGCGCCGGCATGGTCGCCGTCGACGACACGACGATCGACTACGTCAAGGGCCGTCCGTTCGCGCCCGTCGGCCCTCAGTGGGAACAGGCCGTCGCCTACTGGCGCACGCTGCACTCGGACCCGGGCGCGAAGTTCGACCTGGTCGTGCAGCTGAACGCCGCGGAGATCCGTCCGCAGGTGACCTGGGGCACGTCGCCCGAGCAGGTCACGACGATCGACGGCCGCGTGCCCGATCCGGACAAGGAAAAGGATCCGGTCAAGCGCGACGCGATGGAAAAGGCCCTGGTCTACATGGACCTGAAGCCGAACACCGCGATGGAAGACATCCGTATCGACAAGGTGTTCATCGGTTCCTGCACCAACTCGCGCATCGAGGATCTGCGCGCCGCGGCCGCCGTCGTGCGCGGCCGCCAGCGCGCCTCGAACGTCAAGCTGGCGATGGTGGTGCCGGGCTCCGGCCTCGTGAAGGAACAGGCGGAACGCGAAGGCCTGGACCAGATTTTCAAGGCCGCCGGTTTCGAATGGCGCGAGCCGGGCTGCTCGATGTGCCTGGCGATGAACGCCGACCGCCTGGAACCGGGCGAGCGCTGCGCGTCGACGTCGAACCGCAACTTCGAAGGCCGCCAGGGCCAGGGCGGGCGCACGCACCTGGTGTCGCCGGCGATGGCCGCGGCGGCAGGTATCGCGGGTCACTTCGTGGATGTACGTAAAATCTAA
- a CDS encoding lipoprotein, which produces MKKIIALALIAIAVTGCNTISGVGKDVQKVGQVITGAGGK; this is translated from the coding sequence ATGAAGAAAATCATCGCTCTCGCACTGATCGCAATCGCCGTCACCGGCTGCAACACCATCTCCGGCGTCGGCAAGGACGTGCAGAAGGTCGGCCAGGTGATCACGGGCGCCGGCGGAAAATAA
- a CDS encoding response regulator, which translates to MIRIVIADDHTIMREGLKRILDGALDIEIVGEAINGFEVLSLVRQGGFDLLLLDLSMPGRSGVDLIRQVRSEAPKLAILILTMHEEEQYAVRAIRAGAQGYLTKESAGTQLVGAIRKVASGRPYISTEVAEQLALNIMAPNEQLLHKQLSDREFEVFSLLVGGKSITEIANNLHLSVKTVSTHKTRIMQKMGMTSLSEMVQYAVAHRLLAPMKA; encoded by the coding sequence ATGATTCGCATTGTCATCGCCGACGACCACACGATCATGCGCGAAGGTCTCAAGCGTATTCTCGACGGGGCGCTCGACATCGAGATCGTGGGCGAGGCCATCAACGGTTTCGAAGTGCTGTCGCTGGTGCGCCAGGGCGGCTTCGACCTGCTGCTGCTGGACCTGTCCATGCCGGGGCGCAGCGGCGTCGACCTGATCCGCCAGGTGCGCAGCGAGGCGCCCAAGCTCGCCATCCTGATCCTGACGATGCACGAGGAAGAGCAGTACGCCGTGCGCGCCATCCGGGCGGGCGCCCAGGGCTACCTCACCAAGGAAAGCGCGGGCACGCAGCTCGTCGGCGCGATCCGCAAGGTGGCGTCGGGCCGGCCCTACATCAGCACGGAAGTGGCCGAACAGCTGGCGCTGAACATCATGGCGCCGAACGAACAGCTACTGCACAAGCAACTCTCGGATCGTGAATTCGAAGTATTCTCCCTGCTCGTGGGCGGCAAATCGATCACCGAGATCGCCAACAACCTGCACCTGTCCGTCAAGACGGTCAGCACCCACAAAACCCGCATCATGCAGAAAATGGGCATGACCTCGCTGTCGGAAATGGTCCAGTACGCGGTTGCGCACCGTCTGCTCGCACCGATGAAAGCCTGA
- the pdeM gene encoding ligase-associated DNA damage response endonuclease PdeM, with protein MTIAGSVSIDVGGEQLVLLPQKAVVWPREKLLAIADIHFGKAAAFRSFGIPVPRGTTSENLDALDALIDATGADHVLFLGDFLHARAAHAAGTQAAMLAWRRRRCDLILTLVRGNHDKHAGDPAEVLGIDLVDEPYTVGPFSFCHHPDLDAPGYVLAGHVHPVYVLATRFDALRLPCFVLGPRRMILPSFGSFTGGHAIRPEAGDRIFVTSGEAVHSVKANLSR; from the coding sequence ATGACGATCGCGGGCAGCGTTTCGATCGACGTGGGCGGCGAGCAGCTGGTGCTGCTGCCGCAAAAGGCCGTCGTGTGGCCGCGCGAAAAGCTGCTGGCCATCGCCGACATCCACTTCGGCAAGGCGGCCGCGTTCCGCTCGTTCGGCATCCCCGTGCCGCGCGGGACGACGAGCGAGAATCTCGATGCGCTCGACGCCCTGATCGATGCGACGGGCGCCGACCACGTGCTGTTCCTGGGCGACTTCCTGCACGCGCGCGCGGCGCACGCGGCCGGCACGCAGGCCGCGATGCTGGCGTGGCGCCGCCGCCGCTGCGACCTCATCCTGACGCTCGTGCGGGGCAACCACGACAAGCACGCGGGCGACCCGGCCGAGGTGCTCGGCATCGACCTCGTCGACGAGCCGTACACGGTCGGCCCGTTTTCCTTCTGCCATCACCCGGACCTGGATGCGCCTGGCTATGTATTGGCGGGTCATGTGCACCCAGTTTATGTCTTGGCGACACGTTTTGACGCTTTGCGCCTCCCGTGTTTTGTCTTAGGGCCACGTCGGATGATCCTGCCATCATTCGGATCTTTTACCGGTGGGCACGCCATCCGTCCGGAAGCGGGTGACCGCATTTTCGTTACCTCCGGGGAAGCCGTGCACAGCGTGAAGGCGAACCTATCTCGGTAG
- a CDS encoding protein phosphatase CheZ, translating to MTDAADDFDALFEEVAAQRASAPAAAPTPAAAPEPAAGGDSGDSDDLEALFDQVAATSAPAPAVVSAPAAPAAAPAEAGEEKGMYERLGGIVRLLHDSLRELGYDKALTEASSQIVDAQDRLEYVASLTEQAANKVLNTLDDGMPAQDLLSKQAKDMENRWDDLFAGKLSIEQFKALAGDSKQFAQLVSEATEAEKARLLEIMMAQDFQDITGQLIKKVVIITKTVENELTQLLKDSAPPDVKEKLAQKQQAAAQEQPQPLMQGPSVPSAALDQDSVDDLLADLGF from the coding sequence ATGACCGACGCCGCTGACGATTTCGACGCATTATTCGAGGAAGTGGCAGCGCAGCGTGCCAGCGCACCCGCAGCCGCTCCGACGCCCGCAGCAGCGCCCGAACCCGCAGCCGGCGGCGACAGCGGCGATTCCGACGACCTGGAAGCCTTGTTCGACCAGGTCGCGGCCACCAGCGCCCCGGCTCCGGCCGTCGTGTCCGCCCCGGCTGCACCGGCCGCCGCCCCGGCAGAGGCCGGCGAGGAAAAAGGCATGTACGAGCGCCTGGGCGGCATCGTGCGCCTGTTGCATGACTCGCTGCGCGAACTGGGCTACGACAAGGCGCTGACCGAGGCATCGTCCCAGATCGTGGACGCGCAGGACCGCCTGGAATACGTCGCCAGCCTGACCGAACAGGCCGCCAACAAGGTGCTGAACACCCTGGACGACGGCATGCCGGCCCAGGATTTGCTGTCCAAGCAGGCCAAGGACATGGAAAACCGCTGGGACGACCTGTTCGCGGGCAAGCTCTCGATCGAACAATTCAAGGCCCTGGCCGGCGATTCGAAGCAGTTCGCCCAGCTGGTGTCGGAAGCGACGGAAGCCGAGAAGGCGCGCCTGCTCGAGATCATGATGGCCCAGGATTTCCAGGACATCACCGGTCAGCTGATCAAGAAAGTGGTCATCATTACCAAGACGGTCGAGAACGAGCTGACCCAGCTGCTCAAGGACAGCGCGCCGCCGGACGTCAAGGAAAAGCTGGCGCAGAAGCAGCAGGCCGCCGCGCAGGAACAGCCACAGCCGCTCATGCAGGGTCCGTCGGTGCCGTCCGCGGCGCTCGACCAGGACAGTGTCGATGATCTTCTTGCCGATCTGGGATTCTAA
- a CDS encoding Crp/Fnr family transcriptional regulator, whose protein sequence is MEAGRQRQGRLWSNLKEVCDLLHIPAAVSMNTEELLFQHVQFKTGQRVHTIGQAFDTLYIVNSGFLKTVLIDEFGNEQVLSFPMKGDMLGVDGIHTRHYASEAVALSDCDLILVPFKKLTALGRVHAELENLMYGVMSRELVREQAMIGMLGALSAEARVARFLISLADRFAAMGYSSKLFNLRMTRHEIGSYLGLTLETVSRTLSAFNEIGLITVDQRTIGIKDPEALKTLRRLPPSRSRAKQNAKHKAETDASGDGQVLATV, encoded by the coding sequence ATGGAAGCCGGACGCCAGCGCCAGGGCCGTCTCTGGTCGAACTTGAAAGAGGTCTGCGACCTGCTCCACATCCCGGCCGCCGTATCGATGAACACGGAAGAACTGTTGTTCCAGCACGTGCAATTCAAGACCGGCCAACGGGTACACACGATCGGGCAGGCGTTCGACACGCTGTACATTGTCAATTCCGGCTTCCTCAAAACCGTGCTGATCGACGAATTCGGCAACGAGCAGGTGCTCAGCTTCCCGATGAAGGGGGACATGCTCGGCGTCGACGGCATCCACACCCGCCATTACGCATCGGAAGCGGTCGCCCTGTCCGACTGCGACCTGATCCTGGTCCCGTTCAAGAAACTCACGGCCCTCGGCCGCGTGCATGCCGAACTCGAGAACCTGATGTACGGCGTGATGAGCCGCGAACTGGTGCGCGAACAGGCCATGATCGGCATGCTGGGCGCCCTGTCCGCCGAAGCCCGCGTGGCCCGCTTCCTGATCTCGCTGGCGGACCGCTTCGCCGCGATGGGCTATTCGAGCAAGCTGTTCAACCTGCGCATGACGCGCCATGAAATCGGCAGCTATCTCGGCCTGACGCTCGAGACGGTGAGCCGTACCTTGTCCGCTTTCAATGAAATCGGCCTGATCACGGTCGACCAGCGCACCATCGGCATCAAAGATCCGGAAGCCCTCAAAACCCTGCGCCGCCTGCCGCCGTCGCGCTCGCGCGCCAAGCAAAACGCCAAGCACAAGGCCGAAACAGATGCCTCCGGCGATGGCCAGGTGCTGGCCACCGTGTGA
- a CDS encoding universal stress protein: MYQKILITTDGSTVSQHTACAGVKFAQQMGAEVLALFVAPEYQYPVYVEIVPPAYPSEEEYVEQMQRLGLEYMGSIMRSAEGCSLKHACMTAFSDSPALKIVDVAEQQHCDLIFMGSHGRSGWGQLLLGSVTNKVLSHTSKPVLVHRLIREPGT; this comes from the coding sequence ATGTACCAGAAGATTCTGATCACCACCGACGGCTCCACCGTATCGCAGCACACGGCCTGCGCCGGCGTCAAATTCGCACAACAGATGGGGGCCGAAGTGCTCGCCCTGTTCGTCGCGCCCGAGTACCAGTACCCAGTCTACGTCGAGATCGTGCCGCCCGCCTACCCGAGCGAGGAGGAATACGTCGAACAGATGCAGCGGCTGGGCCTGGAATACATGGGCTCGATCATGCGCTCGGCGGAAGGTTGCAGCCTCAAGCATGCATGCATGACGGCGTTTTCCGACTCGCCGGCACTCAAGATCGTCGACGTGGCGGAACAGCAACACTGCGACTTGATTTTCATGGGTTCGCACGGCCGCAGCGGCTGGGGGCAATTGTTGCTAGGTAGCGTGACCAATAAGGTGCTGTCGCATACCAGCAAGCCCGTGCTGGTGCACCGGCTGATCCGGGAGCCCGGCACCTGA
- a CDS encoding glycine zipper 2TM domain-containing protein: protein MATTRQTLAAAVVAALPLLSMTVTTPVLAEDHPRAARLAPRIDGFNVDEVRRLEPGTELNFDLYGTPGGYATLRIDGATRNLTLTETSPGTYQGTYTIGTHDRIGPSSAVTANLRVNDMVTTRLLAESIVRGPGRDDDRNDRTASAMPHVDRFDVRGSDDLGPGNELKFTVHGTPGAKVEVQIAGSRGIFFLPEVRPGEYSGLYTIRRDDRIAPDAAVTATIRANGRYSVATLGQPLVAGGNGQGINPPGSQPRVARYCTNCATVEAVNVVQVSGDGSYLGTGAGAVVGGLLGNQVGSGSGRTAATVAGAVGGAIAGREIERNARASQRYEIVVRYPNGATQTIPYENNPGFRVGDRVKVSDGVLIRD from the coding sequence ATGGCAACAACCCGACAGACATTGGCCGCGGCCGTGGTGGCCGCGCTGCCTCTGCTCTCGATGACCGTGACGACGCCCGTGCTCGCGGAGGACCACCCGCGCGCGGCACGTCTGGCGCCCCGCATCGACGGTTTCAACGTGGACGAAGTGCGGCGCCTGGAACCCGGCACCGAATTGAACTTCGACCTGTACGGCACGCCGGGCGGCTATGCCACGCTGCGCATCGACGGCGCCACGCGCAACCTGACGCTGACGGAAACGTCGCCCGGCACCTACCAGGGCACGTACACGATCGGTACGCACGACCGTATCGGGCCGTCCAGCGCCGTCACCGCCAACCTGCGCGTGAACGATATGGTGACGACGCGGCTGCTGGCCGAATCGATCGTGCGCGGTCCCGGCCGCGATGACGACCGTAACGACCGCACGGCGTCCGCCATGCCGCACGTCGACCGTTTCGACGTGCGCGGCAGCGACGACCTCGGTCCGGGCAACGAGCTGAAGTTCACGGTGCACGGCACGCCGGGCGCCAAGGTCGAGGTGCAGATCGCCGGTTCGCGCGGCATCTTCTTCCTGCCGGAGGTACGGCCGGGTGAGTACAGCGGCCTGTACACGATCCGCCGCGACGACCGCATCGCGCCGGACGCCGCCGTGACGGCCACGATCCGCGCCAACGGCCGTTACTCGGTCGCCACGCTGGGTCAGCCGCTGGTGGCGGGCGGCAATGGCCAGGGCATCAACCCGCCGGGCAGCCAGCCGCGCGTGGCACGCTACTGCACGAATTGCGCGACGGTGGAAGCCGTCAACGTGGTGCAGGTGAGCGGCGACGGCAGCTATCTGGGGACCGGCGCGGGCGCCGTCGTGGGCGGCTTGCTGGGCAACCAGGTCGGCAGCGGCAGCGGGCGCACGGCGGCCACCGTGGCCGGCGCCGTGGGCGGTGCGATCGCGGGCCGCGAGATCGAGCGCAACGCACGCGCCAGCCAGCGCTATGAAATCGTCGTGCGCTACCCGAACGGCGCCACGCAGACGATTCCGTATGAAAATAATCCGGGCTTCCGCGTCGGTGACCGGGTGAAGGTCAGCGATGGCGTGCTGATCCGCGACTGA